The following proteins are encoded in a genomic region of Gossypium hirsutum isolate 1008001.06 chromosome D05, Gossypium_hirsutum_v2.1, whole genome shotgun sequence:
- the LOC107904151 gene encoding sugar transport protein 14-like — translation MAAGGFGNEGGNLKRAHLYEYKITNYFIFACLVAATGGSLFGYDLGVSSGVTSVDDFLKEFFPKIYRRKQAHLHETDYCKYDNQLLTLFTSSLFAGLVSTFGASYVTRNKGCRASILVGAVSFFLGGAINAGAVNITMLIIGRILLGAGI, via the exons ATGGCTGCTGGAGGGTTTGGTAATGAAGGAGGGAATTTGAAGAGAGCTCATCTCTATGAATACAAGATTACcaattattttatatttgcttGCCTTGTTGCTGCTACAGGGGGATCTCTTTTTGGATATGATCTTGGTGTTTCTA GTGGAGTGACTTCCGTGGATGATTTCTTGAAGGAATTCTTCCCAAAGATATATAGAAGGAAACAAGCACATCTTCATGAAACTGACTACTGCAAATATGACAACCAGCTCCTCACACTTTTTACGTCTTCGCTCTTCGCAGGTCTTGTTTCTACATTTGGAGCCTCCTATGTTACTAGAAACAAAGGGTGTCGAGCCAGCATCCTTGTTGGTGCAGTCAGCTTCTTCCTAGGAGGAGCTATCAATGCAGGTGCGGTGAATATCACAATGTTGATCATAGGACGCATTCTTCTTGGTGCTGGCATCTAA